The proteins below are encoded in one region of Caulobacter henricii:
- the yajC gene encoding preprotein translocase subunit YajC: protein MSGGLSAQLMQIAPILLMVVLFYFMLIRPQQKRAKEHQLMLSNLKRGDNVVLSSGVLGKIVRVEDKEVGLEIAQGVTVKVVKGMITEVRAKGEPAPANDPKS from the coding sequence ATGTCCGGTGGCCTGAGCGCGCAGCTTATGCAAATTGCCCCCATCCTCCTGATGGTGGTGCTGTTCTATTTCATGCTGATCCGTCCGCAACAGAAGCGGGCCAAGGAACATCAGCTGATGCTGTCCAATCTGAAGCGCGGCGACAATGTCGTTCTGTCCAGCGGCGTGCTGGGCAAGATCGTGCGGGTCGAGGACAAGGAAGTCGGCCTCGAGATCGCTCAGGGCGTCACCGTCAAGGTGGTCAAGGGCATGATCACCGAAGTCCGTGCCAAGGGCGAACCCGCCCCGGCCAACGACCCCAAGAGCTGA
- the secD gene encoding protein translocase subunit SecD, translating to MLTLSRWKIIVVTLSVIFGLVFTLPNILPQRTLDALPGWVPKQKLNLGLDLQGGSYLLMEVDTAALRRERLTNLVEDVRTSLRGEQIAFGDLREAGGVISVRITDAAKVDEAANLLRQSVGSPLVGAIGGRDVSVATRDNQQLEISFVPEAAKADAAMAVEQSIETIRRRIDSLGTKEPTITRQGLDRIVIQAAGESDPEKLKAVIGKTAKLTFQMVDESVTPEDMAAGRIPPGSEMLPSEDGYVPAYVVRKRAVVSGDELTDSRQTFDSQSGNPVVSFNFNGQGARKFGDATARNIGKKFAIVLDAKIISAPVINGAITGGSGIITGNFTPESASELALLLRSGALPAPLNVEEQRTVGAELGADAVKAGAISTLVAFITIVVFMLLSYGLLFGGISVIALVINCTMIVAAMSITQATLTLPGIAGLILTLAVAVDANVLIYERMRDEARAGRSAIMAADAGFSRAMSTIIDANVTTLVAAGIMFAFGAGPVRGFAWTLSIGVFTSVFTAVLVSQLLIGWWFRAARPKKLPI from the coding sequence ATGCTGACACTGTCCCGCTGGAAGATCATCGTCGTCACCCTGTCGGTGATCTTCGGCCTTGTCTTCACCCTGCCGAACATTCTGCCGCAAAGAACGCTCGACGCTCTGCCCGGCTGGGTTCCCAAGCAGAAGCTCAACCTGGGTCTCGATCTCCAGGGCGGCTCCTATCTGCTGATGGAGGTCGACACGGCCGCGCTGCGTCGCGAACGCCTGACCAATCTGGTCGAAGACGTTCGCACCAGCCTGCGGGGCGAGCAGATTGCCTTTGGCGACCTGCGCGAAGCCGGCGGCGTGATCAGCGTGCGCATTACCGACGCCGCCAAGGTCGATGAAGCCGCCAACCTGCTGCGGCAGTCGGTGGGGTCGCCCCTCGTCGGCGCGATCGGTGGTCGCGACGTCTCTGTCGCCACGCGCGACAACCAGCAGCTGGAGATCAGCTTCGTACCCGAGGCGGCCAAGGCCGACGCGGCCATGGCTGTGGAGCAGTCGATCGAGACCATCCGTCGCCGCATCGACAGCCTGGGCACCAAGGAGCCGACCATCACCCGTCAGGGCCTCGACCGGATCGTCATCCAGGCGGCCGGCGAAAGCGATCCTGAAAAGCTGAAGGCCGTTATCGGCAAGACCGCCAAGCTGACCTTCCAGATGGTCGACGAGAGCGTCACCCCCGAGGACATGGCGGCCGGCCGCATCCCGCCGGGTTCCGAAATGCTGCCCAGCGAGGACGGCTATGTTCCGGCCTATGTCGTGCGCAAGCGGGCCGTTGTGTCGGGCGACGAACTGACCGATTCTCGCCAGACCTTCGATTCCCAGAGCGGCAATCCGGTCGTCTCGTTCAATTTCAACGGCCAGGGCGCACGCAAGTTCGGCGATGCCACGGCCCGGAACATCGGCAAGAAGTTCGCCATCGTCCTGGACGCCAAGATCATCTCGGCACCGGTCATCAATGGTGCCATCACGGGTGGTTCCGGGATCATCACCGGCAATTTCACGCCCGAGAGCGCTTCGGAACTGGCCCTGCTGCTGCGGTCGGGCGCTCTGCCTGCGCCGCTGAACGTTGAAGAACAGCGCACGGTCGGCGCCGAACTGGGAGCCGACGCCGTCAAGGCCGGGGCAATCTCCACCCTGGTGGCCTTCATCACCATCGTCGTGTTCATGCTGCTGTCCTATGGCCTGCTGTTTGGCGGCATCTCGGTCATCGCCCTGGTGATCAACTGCACGATGATCGTGGCGGCCATGTCGATCACCCAGGCCACCCTGACCCTTCCCGGCATCGCCGGCCTGATCCTGACCCTGGCGGTGGCCGTGGACGCCAACGTGCTGATCTATGAGCGGATGCGCGACGAGGCCCGGGCCGGCAGATCGGCAATCATGGCCGCCGACGCCGGCTTCTCTCGCGCCATGAGCACGATCATCGACGCCAATGTCACCACCCTGGTGGCGGCAGGCATCATGTTTGCCTTCGGTGCCGGCCCGGTTCGCGGCTTTGCCTGGACCCTGTCGATCGGCGTGTTCACCTCGGTGTTCACCGCCGTGCTGGTCAGCCAGCTTCTCATCGGCTGGTGGTTCCGCGCCGCCCGCCCCAAGAAACTTCCGATCTGA
- a CDS encoding squalene/phytoene synthase family protein, producing the protein MADTETLDDLVRRVDPDRWLASRFIADPAARADVIALYAFNYELARVAGGVSNALMGEIRLTWWREAMDELAAGKAPRKHPNVEALAASGIDPLALAAMAEARFADLDEVPPEDEGRVLAYIDATAGALAVLAARRLDVSADPHAVKGAARAYGLAGLWRLKQAGRSRLPDAWTPVDLARRVAEQLKAARREVRGLPVAAFPAIATAALAGPYARERDPGELEKKARLTWSVATGRV; encoded by the coding sequence ATGGCCGACACCGAAACCCTCGACGATCTCGTCCGCCGCGTCGATCCCGACCGCTGGCTGGCCAGCCGCTTCATCGCCGATCCGGCGGCGCGGGCCGATGTGATCGCGCTCTATGCGTTCAACTACGAACTTGCCCGGGTGGCCGGCGGGGTCTCCAACGCCCTGATGGGCGAGATCCGCCTGACCTGGTGGCGTGAGGCCATGGATGAGCTCGCGGCCGGCAAGGCCCCGCGCAAGCATCCCAATGTCGAGGCCCTCGCGGCCTCGGGCATCGACCCCCTGGCCTTGGCCGCCATGGCAGAGGCCCGGTTCGCCGATCTTGACGAGGTCCCGCCGGAAGACGAGGGCAGGGTGCTTGCCTATATCGACGCCACCGCCGGAGCCCTGGCCGTGCTGGCCGCCCGGCGGCTGGATGTGTCCGCCGACCCGCACGCCGTCAAGGGCGCGGCCCGTGCCTATGGCCTGGCCGGTCTATGGCGATTGAAACAGGCGGGACGGTCGCGCCTGCCGGACGCGTGGACGCCGGTTGACCTGGCCCGGCGGGTGGCAGAGCAGCTGAAAGCCGCTCGCCGCGAGGTGAGGGGCCTGCCCGTCGCCGCCTTCCCGGCGATTGCAACGGCGGCCCTGGCCGGTCCCTATGCCCGGGAACGCGACCCGGGTGAGCTGGAGAAAAAGGCCCGCCTCACCTGGTCGGTGGCGACGGGCCGGGTCTAG
- a CDS encoding ATP-binding protein → MIDAQNALLARIADALERLAPAAKTPPDFSGGRLFRHDCARDAFVAAPDYPMALDLLVGVERQKDRFVENLNRFATGLPCNHVLLWGVRGTGKSSLTKAAFMAVCRDHADLKLIEIDRDEIAALPPLFDLLRVRAERFVVLCDDLSFEDGAAAAKALKSALEGGVAGPPENVLFVATSNRRHLMPRDHVETQGAIAAAENAEEEMSVSDRFGLWIGFPPMDQATYLQAIRAYAERFDLVVENLDRRALQWSQLRGARSGRVAWQFIRDLAGELGKGLPA, encoded by the coding sequence ATGATCGATGCCCAAAATGCCCTGCTCGCCCGGATCGCCGACGCCCTCGAACGGCTGGCACCGGCCGCGAAAACCCCGCCGGATTTCAGCGGCGGACGCCTTTTTCGGCATGACTGCGCGCGTGACGCCTTCGTCGCCGCCCCGGACTATCCGATGGCCCTGGATCTGCTGGTCGGGGTCGAGCGGCAGAAGGACCGGTTCGTCGAGAACCTGAACCGCTTCGCCACCGGCCTGCCGTGCAACCACGTTTTGTTGTGGGGCGTGCGCGGTACAGGCAAGAGCTCGCTGACCAAGGCCGCCTTCATGGCGGTCTGCCGGGATCACGCCGATCTGAAACTGATCGAGATCGATCGCGACGAAATCGCCGCTCTGCCGCCGTTGTTTGATCTGCTGCGCGTGCGGGCCGAGCGCTTTGTGGTGCTGTGCGACGACCTGTCGTTCGAGGACGGCGCGGCGGCCGCCAAGGCCCTGAAGTCGGCCCTGGAGGGCGGCGTGGCCGGCCCGCCGGAGAATGTCCTGTTCGTCGCCACCTCCAACCGCCGTCATCTGATGCCGCGCGACCATGTCGAGACCCAGGGTGCCATTGCCGCCGCCGAGAACGCTGAAGAGGAGATGAGCGTCTCTGACCGCTTCGGTCTGTGGATCGGCTTTCCGCCCATGGATCAGGCGACCTATCTGCAGGCGATCCGCGCCTATGCCGAACGCTTCGACCTGGTGGTCGAGAACCTCGACCGCAGGGCCCTGCAATGGTCGCAGCTGCGCGGCGCGCGCTCGGGCCGCGTGGCTTGGCAGTTCATCCGCGATCTGGCCGGGGAGCTGGGCAAGGGGCTGCCGGCTTAA
- a CDS encoding urate hydroxylase PuuD: protein MSGLLANFRNTIIVSVLLSVVMAVGYYMHAGGGLVFFEAVFRFMHVFFGILWIGLLYYFNFVQIRVMPQIPAELKPAVSKYIAPEALFWFRWAALATWVMGVILAMSRNYLFEAATLGLAGGYSPEVDARYTFIGVGMWLATVMFFNVWVFIWPNQKIALGIVEADADAKAKSARLAMLFSRTNTLLSIPMLATMTMNQTLFG, encoded by the coding sequence ATGTCCGGACTTCTCGCGAACTTCCGCAACACCATCATCGTCAGCGTCCTGCTGTCAGTCGTGATGGCCGTTGGCTACTACATGCATGCCGGTGGCGGCCTGGTCTTCTTCGAAGCAGTGTTCCGCTTCATGCACGTGTTCTTCGGCATCCTGTGGATCGGGCTGCTTTACTATTTCAACTTCGTGCAGATCCGCGTCATGCCGCAGATCCCGGCCGAGCTGAAGCCGGCGGTCAGCAAGTACATCGCGCCTGAAGCCCTGTTCTGGTTCCGCTGGGCAGCCCTGGCCACCTGGGTCATGGGCGTGATCCTCGCCATGAGCCGCAACTATCTGTTCGAGGCCGCGACCCTGGGCTTGGCCGGCGGTTACTCGCCCGAGGTCGACGCGCGCTACACCTTTATCGGCGTGGGCATGTGGCTGGCGACCGTGATGTTCTTCAATGTCTGGGTGTTCATCTGGCCCAACCAGAAGATCGCGCTCGGCATCGTCGAGGCCGATGCCGACGCCAAGGCCAAGTCGGCCCGACTGGCCATGCTGTTCTCGCGCACCAACACCCTGCTCAGCATCCCGATGCTGGCCACCATGACGATGAACCAGACGCTGTTCGGCTAG
- the secF gene encoding protein translocase subunit SecF: MSAPMAWPLIKLLPQKTNFTFVKFARLMALISAVLVVASLIGVFKPGLNLGIDFKGGSVMEVSTAPRAVDLAKVRSTLEAQGLGDVQVQAFGAVDRALVRFQTPAGGDAGVTLTNAKNALRQSLGDPVQFINPSAVGPKVSGELFRSGIIALALAIGLMFLYIWFRFEPQFGLGAVAGLLHDLILTFGFIVLFKIEFSLNTVAALLTVIGYSMNDTVVVFDRLRENLRKYKKMPLGEVIDLSINETLSRTIITGVTAIMALAGLAVFGGEALFGFSVVMIFGIAVGTYSSIYVGAPIILLWGVKRGDEEATPIKLGAASRP; this comes from the coding sequence GTGAGCGCACCCATGGCCTGGCCCCTGATCAAGCTGCTCCCGCAGAAAACCAACTTCACCTTCGTCAAGTTCGCACGCCTGATGGCGCTGATCAGCGCGGTCCTGGTGGTCGCCTCCCTGATCGGCGTCTTCAAGCCCGGGCTGAACCTGGGCATCGACTTCAAGGGCGGTTCCGTCATGGAAGTCTCGACTGCGCCCCGCGCGGTCGATCTGGCCAAGGTGCGCTCTACGCTTGAAGCCCAGGGCCTGGGCGATGTTCAGGTGCAGGCCTTCGGTGCCGTCGACCGCGCCCTGGTGCGGTTCCAGACCCCGGCAGGCGGCGACGCCGGCGTCACCCTGACCAATGCCAAGAACGCCCTGCGCCAGTCACTGGGCGACCCTGTGCAGTTCATCAATCCCTCTGCGGTCGGCCCCAAGGTTTCGGGCGAACTGTTCCGCAGTGGTATCATTGCCCTGGCACTCGCGATCGGCCTGATGTTCCTCTACATCTGGTTCCGCTTCGAGCCGCAGTTTGGCCTTGGCGCGGTTGCGGGTCTTCTGCACGACCTGATCCTGACCTTCGGCTTCATCGTGCTGTTCAAGATCGAGTTCAGCCTCAATACGGTCGCGGCCCTGCTGACCGTGATCGGCTACTCGATGAACGACACCGTCGTCGTGTTCGACCGCCTGCGCGAAAACCTGCGCAAGTACAAGAAGATGCCGCTCGGCGAGGTGATTGACCTTTCGATCAATGAAACCCTGTCGCGCACCATCATCACCGGCGTCACGGCCATCATGGCCCTGGCGGGTCTGGCGGTGTTCGGCGGCGAGGCGCTGTTTGGCTTCTCGGTCGTGATGATCTTCGGCATCGCCGTCGGCACCTATTCGTCGATCTATGTCGGTGCGCCGATCATCCTGCTGTGGGGCGTCAAGCGCGGCGACGAAGAGGCGACGCCGATCAAGCTCGGCGCGGCCTCGCGTCCCTGA
- a CDS encoding LysM peptidoglycan-binding domain-containing protein, with protein MRQLWTRAAVIALTAGTLAACESTGGPQYPARDGQPGGSAPRAQTPNFPITQAPAAEPLDTRPSAPEVIRREPIPVEPAPPTYSEPPVTRAELPPPPPPPPAQIRPAAPIIVTTVAGPVVDVPGKPQMRIVESGDALDAIARGFGTTRAELVKLNDLEKPYRLKLGQKIVGPAGPKSKAYVVQSGDTMFAIAKRFSVTAAALAEENDLKAGAAIKKGQKLLLPDGFKDKGPTKTAVAAPPSSTPVTTLAGASTPPAVRPAETSRPATTTPAAPPPVSTPAASPSVTPASVTTTTTTTSVTGAVVTVAGPRQVYTVKSGDTLTAIARRFDMSVSDLAEANDLNPDKALKLGAKVKGPATTAKAYVAQTGDTLTAIAKRFNVTPKALAAENDLKVTATLKKGQKIVLPDGYKDKGPIKTTTTSTRPAAGSTVAQAPTTGESTVTTPSAPIPYRPGPATPRPSAPVAALPVNPPPSLPARPIIESSAAPTEAEIIASGKGKFSWPLRGEIISDFGVKGTGQRNDGLNIRANAGAPVVASADGEIAYAGNQVPTFGNLVLVKHADGWVTAYAHLGSTDVKMRQQVVKGQQLGTVGSTGGVNEPQLHFEMRYAPTVKDKARPVDPALLLPR; from the coding sequence ATGAGGCAGTTGTGGACGCGCGCGGCGGTGATCGCCCTGACGGCTGGAACCCTCGCGGCCTGCGAGTCGACCGGGGGACCGCAATATCCCGCGCGCGACGGCCAGCCGGGCGGATCGGCTCCCAGGGCCCAGACCCCCAATTTTCCCATCACCCAGGCACCGGCCGCCGAACCGCTCGATACGCGCCCGTCGGCCCCGGAAGTCATCCGCCGCGAGCCGATCCCGGTCGAGCCGGCACCGCCGACCTATAGCGAACCGCCGGTGACCCGGGCCGAGCTTCCGCCGCCGCCGCCCCCGCCTCCGGCCCAGATCCGGCCCGCTGCTCCGATCATCGTGACCACGGTGGCCGGCCCGGTGGTGGACGTGCCCGGCAAGCCGCAGATGCGGATCGTGGAATCCGGCGACGCCTTGGACGCGATCGCCCGCGGCTTCGGCACGACCCGCGCCGAACTGGTCAAGCTCAACGACCTGGAGAAGCCCTACCGCCTGAAACTGGGCCAGAAGATCGTCGGGCCGGCCGGTCCGAAGTCCAAGGCCTATGTCGTGCAGTCGGGCGACACGATGTTCGCCATCGCCAAGCGCTTTTCCGTCACGGCCGCCGCCCTGGCTGAGGAGAACGACCTCAAGGCCGGCGCGGCGATCAAGAAGGGCCAGAAGCTGCTTCTGCCCGACGGCTTCAAGGACAAGGGGCCGACCAAGACCGCCGTCGCTGCCCCGCCGTCCAGCACCCCGGTGACGACGCTTGCCGGTGCCTCGACGCCGCCTGCCGTCCGTCCGGCGGAGACGTCGCGTCCTGCGACCACCACCCCGGCCGCCCCGCCCCCCGTTTCCACCCCGGCGGCGAGCCCTTCGGTGACCCCGGCCAGCGTCACGACCACCACGACCACGACCAGTGTGACGGGAGCCGTGGTCACGGTGGCCGGACCGCGTCAGGTCTATACGGTGAAGTCTGGCGACACCCTGACGGCGATCGCCCGGCGCTTCGACATGAGCGTCAGCGACCTGGCCGAGGCCAATGACCTCAATCCCGACAAGGCCCTGAAGCTGGGTGCGAAGGTCAAGGGCCCGGCCACCACGGCCAAGGCCTATGTCGCCCAGACCGGCGACACCCTGACCGCCATCGCCAAGCGCTTCAATGTCACGCCCAAGGCCCTGGCCGCCGAGAACGACCTGAAGGTCACCGCCACCCTGAAGAAGGGGCAGAAGATCGTCCTGCCCGACGGCTACAAGGACAAGGGCCCGATCAAGACGACCACCACCTCAACCCGGCCGGCGGCCGGATCGACGGTGGCCCAGGCTCCGACGACAGGCGAATCCACCGTGACGACGCCGTCGGCGCCGATTCCCTACCGTCCCGGCCCGGCGACGCCGCGTCCCAGCGCTCCGGTCGCGGCCCTGCCGGTCAATCCGCCGCCCTCGCTGCCGGCCCGCCCGATCATCGAGAGCAGCGCCGCCCCGACCGAGGCCGAGATCATTGCCTCGGGCAAGGGCAAGTTCTCCTGGCCGCTGCGGGGTGAGATCATCTCCGACTTCGGGGTCAAGGGCACCGGCCAGCGCAATGACGGCCTGAACATCCGCGCCAATGCCGGAGCGCCGGTCGTGGCCTCGGCCGATGGCGAGATCGCCTATGCCGGCAACCAGGTGCCGACCTTCGGCAATCTGGTGCTGGTCAAGCATGCCGACGGCTGGGTCACGGCCTATGCCCATCTCGGCTCGACCGACGTCAAGATGCGTCAGCAGGTCGTCAAGGGGCAGCAGCTCGGTACGGTCGGTTCGACCGGCGGGGTCAATGAGCCCCAGCTGCACTTCGAGATGCGCTATGCGCCGACGGTCAAGGACAAGGCTCGCCCGGTCGATCCGGCCCTGCTCCTGCCGCGCTAG
- a CDS encoding protein-L-isoaspartate(D-aspartate) O-methyltransferase: MSGKAKIAPTTDLPLLMQALRDQGITDPQVLAAIEKTPRDLFTPDLFKARSWEDSALPIACGQTISQPYIVGLMTQALTIEPRSRVLEIGTGSGYQTTVLSHVSRLVYTIERYRTLMKEAEARFARLGLTNVITKFGDGGEGWAEQAPFDRIMVTAAAEDDPKRLLSQLKPNGVLVAPIGKGPVQSLRRYAGDGKGGFKVEVLCDVRFVPLLDGVARDQ, translated from the coding sequence ATGAGCGGCAAGGCCAAGATCGCGCCCACCACCGATCTGCCCCTCCTGATGCAGGCCCTGCGCGATCAGGGCATCACCGATCCCCAGGTTTTGGCGGCCATCGAGAAGACGCCGCGGGATCTGTTCACGCCCGATCTGTTCAAGGCGCGCTCCTGGGAGGACTCGGCCCTGCCGATCGCCTGCGGCCAGACCATCAGCCAGCCCTATATTGTCGGCCTGATGACCCAGGCCCTGACCATCGAGCCGCGCTCGCGTGTGCTCGAGATCGGCACAGGGTCGGGCTACCAGACTACCGTCCTCAGCCATGTTTCGCGGCTGGTCTATACGATCGAGCGCTACCGGACCCTGATGAAGGAGGCCGAGGCGCGTTTCGCCCGGCTTGGCCTGACCAATGTCATCACCAAGTTCGGGGATGGTGGCGAAGGCTGGGCCGAACAGGCGCCGTTTGACCGTATTATGGTCACGGCCGCCGCCGAAGATGATCCGAAACGCCTTTTGTCCCAACTCAAGCCCAATGGTGTCCTCGTGGCGCCGATCGGGAAGGGGCCGGTTCAGAGCCTTCGCCGCTATGCCGGTGACGGCAAGGGCGGTTTCAAGGTCGAGGTGCTGTGCGACGTGCGGTTTGTGCCGCTGCTCGACGGCGTGGCCCGCGACCAGTGA
- a CDS encoding alpha/beta hydrolase family protein — protein MVTLDGAALAAGAPEPVKRQVFTAKDMASLDRLSDPRVSPDGRYVLYSVRTMNFEANKASMSLWIADLKARTPPQRLAISDGGASSGRWSSDGQSIYFLSGRASGTDQVFRTDVAGQTAVQVTRTPFDVQAFKVSPNGKTVVVGLAVFPDCPDLGCTEARLAAKAASKATGVVYDRLFVRHWDTWDNGTQNHLFAYALDDKGVATGTPVDLMKGFDGDSPTKPFGGDEDFVITPEQDGVAFTAKLAGKDEAWSTNYDFWVAKFDGSEPISNRTAANKAWDTAPVPSPDGKFAVYRAMSRPGFEADRFRIMIRDRTTKQDRELAPDWDRSADAVAWSADGKTIYATAFDVGQAKLFAIDVKSGKVTALTGAGHVSAFDVGPQGLVYAQDSLKSPSELFLLPPKGPAVKIASVSAEALKSVAWGEPEQFNFKGWNDETVHGFVVKPANFDPARKYPVAFLIHGGPQSSFGNAWSYRWNPQVYANAGYAVVMIDFHGSTGYGQAFTDSISQHWGDRPLEDLQKGWSHALKAYSFLDGDRACALGASYGGYMINWIAGNWNEPWKCLVNHDGIFDTRFMGYATEELWFTEWDNGGTPWEPNTTFTKFNPADHVAKWTKPTLVVQGQLDYRVPLEQGLSTFTALQRKGVPSKLLYFPNENHWVLKAQNSVQWHKEVLDWLNTWTAEKK, from the coding sequence ATGGTGACCCTGGACGGTGCGGCCCTTGCGGCCGGCGCGCCGGAACCCGTAAAGCGGCAGGTCTTCACCGCCAAGGACATGGCCAGCCTCGACCGGCTGAGCGATCCGCGTGTGTCGCCGGACGGGCGTTATGTCCTGTACTCGGTCCGGACGATGAATTTTGAGGCCAACAAGGCCTCGATGTCGCTGTGGATCGCCGATCTGAAGGCCAGGACCCCACCACAGCGCCTGGCGATTTCGGACGGCGGGGCCAGCAGCGGCCGCTGGAGCAGCGACGGCCAGTCGATCTATTTCCTGTCCGGCCGCGCCAGCGGGACCGACCAGGTGTTCCGCACCGACGTGGCGGGTCAGACTGCCGTGCAGGTGACCCGGACGCCGTTTGATGTTCAGGCCTTCAAGGTGTCGCCGAACGGCAAGACCGTCGTCGTCGGCCTGGCCGTGTTCCCGGATTGCCCGGACCTGGGCTGCACCGAGGCCCGCCTCGCCGCCAAGGCTGCATCCAAGGCGACGGGCGTCGTCTATGATCGCCTGTTCGTCCGCCACTGGGATACCTGGGACAACGGAACCCAGAACCACCTGTTCGCCTATGCGCTTGACGACAAGGGCGTGGCGACCGGGACGCCCGTCGACCTGATGAAGGGCTTCGACGGCGACAGCCCCACCAAGCCGTTCGGCGGCGACGAAGACTTTGTCATCACCCCGGAGCAGGACGGCGTCGCCTTCACAGCCAAGCTGGCCGGCAAGGACGAGGCCTGGAGCACCAACTACGACTTCTGGGTCGCCAAGTTCGATGGTTCGGAGCCGATCAGCAATCGCACCGCCGCCAACAAGGCCTGGGACACGGCTCCCGTACCGTCGCCGGATGGCAAGTTTGCCGTCTATCGCGCCATGAGCCGTCCCGGCTTTGAGGCTGACCGCTTCCGGATCATGATCCGCGACCGGACCACCAAGCAGGACCGCGAACTGGCACCGGACTGGGACCGTTCGGCCGACGCCGTCGCCTGGAGCGCGGACGGCAAGACGATCTATGCTACCGCCTTCGATGTGGGCCAGGCCAAGCTGTTCGCGATCGACGTCAAGTCCGGCAAGGTCACGGCCCTGACCGGTGCCGGCCATGTCAGCGCCTTCGATGTCGGGCCGCAGGGCCTGGTCTATGCCCAGGACTCCCTGAAGAGCCCGTCGGAGCTCTTCCTGCTGCCGCCGAAGGGCCCCGCGGTCAAGATCGCCAGCGTCAGCGCCGAGGCCCTGAAGAGCGTCGCCTGGGGCGAACCCGAGCAGTTCAACTTCAAGGGCTGGAATGACGAAACCGTCCACGGCTTCGTCGTCAAGCCGGCCAATTTCGATCCGGCCCGCAAGTATCCGGTGGCCTTCCTGATCCATGGCGGGCCCCAGAGTTCGTTCGGCAATGCCTGGAGCTATCGCTGGAACCCGCAGGTCTATGCCAATGCCGGCTATGCCGTGGTGATGATCGATTTCCACGGCTCCACGGGCTACGGCCAGGCCTTCACCGACTCGATCAGCCAGCACTGGGGCGATCGTCCGCTGGAGGACCTACAGAAAGGCTGGAGCCACGCCCTCAAGGCCTACAGCTTCCTGGACGGCGACCGGGCCTGCGCCCTGGGGGCCTCCTATGGCGGCTACATGATCAACTGGATCGCCGGCAACTGGAACGAGCCCTGGAAGTGCCTGGTCAATCACGACGGCATCTTCGACACCCGCTTCATGGGCTATGCGACCGAGGAGCTGTGGTTCACCGAGTGGGACAACGGCGGCACCCCCTGGGAGCCGAACACGACCTTTACGAAGTTCAATCCGGCCGACCACGTGGCCAAATGGACCAAGCCGACCCTGGTCGTGCAGGGCCAGCTCGACTATCGCGTGCCGCTCGAGCAGGGGCTCTCGACCTTCACCGCCCTGCAGCGCAAGGGCGTGCCCAGCAAGCTGCTGTACTTCCCCAATGAGAACCACTGGGTCCTGAAGGCCCAGAACTCGGTGCAGTGGCACAAGGAGGTGCTGGACTGGCTGAACACCTGGACGGCCGAGAAGAAATAG
- a CDS encoding Mth938-like domain-containing protein, translating into MAEPRRPPSIDAWGGGGFRVSGLWHPGSLLVIDDKPRAWSASALAALTPDDFVEVFAAGGAVEFVLLGGGLVNALPPRDVRDALKAAGIGLEFMSTEAAARTYNVLASEGRRLAAALIAV; encoded by the coding sequence ATGGCTGAACCGCGCCGTCCGCCCTCGATCGACGCCTGGGGCGGCGGCGGCTTCCGCGTCTCCGGCCTCTGGCATCCGGGCTCACTGCTGGTCATCGATGACAAGCCGCGGGCCTGGTCGGCCTCGGCCCTGGCGGCCCTGACCCCCGACGACTTCGTCGAGGTCTTCGCTGCCGGCGGCGCGGTCGAGTTCGTGCTGCTGGGCGGGGGGCTGGTCAATGCCCTGCCGCCCCGTGATGTCCGCGATGCCCTGAAGGCGGCGGGTATCGGCCTCGAGTTCATGAGCACCGAGGCGGCGGCCCGAACCTATAATGTCCTGGCCAGCGAAGGCCGGCGGCTGGCGGCGGCCCTGATCGCCGTCTAG